Proteins encoded together in one Synechococcus sp. A15-62 window:
- a CDS encoding class I SAM-dependent methyltransferase, with translation MTHPKPSDAATPVVSAFYDRFPFPGDPLQDGPPPGYNWRWCHRSVLAAVHGSIPAGMEAPRILDAGCGTGVSTDYLCHLNPGADVLGVDISDGALAVARERCRRSGAAEQVTSLRQVQRSLLDLSDEGSFDYINSVGVLHHLDQPEAGLRSLADRLAPSGLLHLFLYADAGRWEIHRTQKALSLLNAGTGSEGLRLGRELFETLPEGNRLARHHRERWVVDCAPDANFADMYLHPQETSYNLERLFAFIETAGLHFAGFSNPEVWDPSRLLQGELLERAQALPPRQQWELVEQLDPDISHFEFFLSAAPVERPRWSDEALGLASGLVQPCLWGEPDPILGRNMEPIQLSDGDRALLRTVAEQPEQRLGALASPDEIRELVDRQLLLLQE, from the coding sequence ATGACCCACCCCAAGCCCAGTGATGCTGCGACTCCCGTGGTGAGTGCGTTTTATGACCGTTTCCCTTTCCCAGGGGATCCACTGCAGGACGGGCCGCCACCTGGATACAACTGGCGTTGGTGTCACCGCAGTGTTCTGGCCGCCGTGCACGGATCGATCCCTGCAGGGATGGAGGCGCCGCGAATTCTCGATGCCGGCTGCGGAACCGGGGTCAGCACCGACTACCTATGCCATCTAAACCCTGGTGCTGACGTGCTCGGGGTGGACATCAGTGATGGGGCGCTGGCGGTGGCGCGGGAACGCTGCCGGCGCTCGGGGGCGGCCGAGCAAGTGACCTCTCTGCGTCAGGTGCAGCGCAGTCTTCTTGATCTGAGCGACGAAGGGTCGTTCGACTACATCAATTCGGTGGGGGTGTTGCATCACCTGGATCAGCCGGAAGCGGGGTTGCGCTCCCTGGCGGATCGCCTGGCTCCTTCGGGTCTGCTGCATCTCTTTCTTTACGCCGATGCCGGTCGCTGGGAGATCCATCGCACCCAGAAAGCGCTGAGTCTTCTCAATGCCGGCACAGGCTCGGAGGGCCTACGTCTGGGGCGGGAGCTGTTCGAGACCCTGCCCGAGGGCAACCGCCTTGCCCGTCATCACCGGGAACGCTGGGTCGTGGACTGCGCACCTGACGCGAACTTCGCGGACATGTACCTGCACCCGCAGGAAACCAGTTACAACCTCGAGCGTCTCTTCGCGTTCATCGAAACGGCGGGTCTGCATTTCGCCGGCTTCTCCAATCCGGAGGTTTGGGATCCATCCCGTCTTCTGCAGGGAGAACTGCTGGAGCGAGCCCAGGCCTTGCCACCGCGTCAGCAGTGGGAGCTTGTGGAGCAGCTGGATCCCGACATCAGCCACTTCGAGTTCTTTCTCTCCGCGGCACCGGTGGAGCGACCTCGCTGGAGTGATGAGGCCCTTGGCCTGGCCAGCGGTTTGGTTCAGCCCTGCCTCTGGGGGGAACCCGATCCAATTCTTGGTCGCAACATGGAGCCCATTCAGCTCAGTGATGGCGACCGCGCCCTGCTGCGGACTGTCGCTGAGCAGCCGGAACAGAGGCTGGGGGCCCTTGCGTCTCCTGATGAGATCCGCGAACTTGTGGATCGCCAGCTGCTTCTGTTGCAGGAATAA
- a CDS encoding phycobilisome rod-core linker polypeptide gives MTVTASSGSPRVSPQLFDTLPLSSVRQAEQQDRFPDNGELDSLVTFFRTGQDRIEASRIIAANAEAIVARAANRIFVGGTPLSFLEAPLTTGETGRSTRQEGTPLAADQAAFEQSVRTFTGDSGTKKRGNFLTRLLEGAGGDADIRVVLPTGFNAISVAKYGPAFMRKSVRDMGWFLRYVGYALVAGDPSILAVNTRGLRDILLENCSLAATNVALQEMRAASAELLRDRPEARQMTIDCFNVLLQELAIPTPSTKQRQGSAVQQGLQLPAIYALASEGRQLFEMRPGLSGAEKAEIIRAAYRQVFERDIAKGYSQTPCADKASAVSQGQISMREFVRALGRSKEYRQQFHDGFVNSRVVELAYRHFLGRGISSLEEFRKSFAILSDQGLNGLVDVLVNSSEYAQAFGEETVPYLRDLGTEAQESAGWGSNRKLFNFSAPFDGAPQYVTLYASYRQPFADQHVYGGGNDPVANKFGAIFPSGTASVATRPAPYGYDSRRLLVSNGLNSPGQLDSDSFRKSRPRKGGPRVMRLQQIATGGTVNPGRGGQPSVRTTEASTQAVIKAVYVQVLGNGGYAGERMSSDEARLENGDISLKDFVRAVAKSDAFRRRYWSGLYIVKAIEVMHRRLLGRPTFGRWEIDALFDTAARQGFYGVVDALIDSKDYSEAFGADTVPYERFITPGDVTARRTPGWSRALNLEAAADLTLSSRPETQRSEAFRSSGDVTPRNLPDTQKTATQDFTTTTSGNAGAPSWLSVVRQQRLASNRTGFPMRRASNSTPTSIGGRSWSVELISSNARSGQALPRMGMALVTEGAEGFRLRGGLPATLELKQPCSEDELQTAVNATYKQLLNRVPTGNERLISSESRLRNQDIDLTEFIAEVAMSEAFQNRIATMAPLRAASAAGLALLGRATTPAETSRFLITRAQAGHGAAVTELLAERISTTVPRIDGMATASGVNQATIQRTASLYRGNAGLNPPTGDAI, from the coding sequence ATGACAGTGACCGCCAGCAGCGGCAGCCCGCGCGTGTCTCCCCAACTGTTCGACACGCTGCCGCTCTCCAGCGTCCGTCAGGCAGAGCAGCAGGACCGATTCCCTGACAACGGGGAGTTGGACAGTCTTGTGACCTTCTTCCGCACCGGTCAGGACCGGATCGAAGCGTCCCGGATCATTGCGGCCAACGCCGAGGCCATCGTGGCCCGCGCCGCCAACAGAATTTTTGTGGGGGGAACGCCCCTCTCCTTCCTTGAAGCGCCTCTAACAACGGGCGAAACCGGACGTTCAACACGTCAGGAGGGCACTCCGTTGGCAGCTGACCAAGCCGCCTTTGAGCAGTCGGTGCGCACGTTTACTGGCGATAGCGGCACCAAAAAAAGAGGCAACTTTCTGACCCGTCTTCTCGAAGGGGCCGGAGGGGATGCTGATATTCGAGTGGTACTTCCCACAGGCTTCAACGCCATCAGCGTGGCCAAATACGGCCCGGCCTTCATGCGCAAGTCGGTGCGCGACATGGGTTGGTTCCTGCGCTACGTGGGCTACGCACTGGTCGCCGGAGACCCCAGCATCCTTGCGGTGAACACCCGCGGGCTCCGGGACATCCTTCTCGAGAACTGCTCCCTGGCCGCCACCAATGTGGCCCTTCAGGAAATGCGTGCCGCCTCAGCGGAGCTGCTAAGGGATCGCCCTGAAGCCCGTCAGATGACCATCGACTGCTTCAACGTGCTGTTGCAGGAGCTGGCCATCCCCACTCCCAGCACCAAACAACGCCAGGGGAGTGCAGTGCAGCAGGGCCTGCAGCTGCCGGCGATCTATGCCCTGGCTTCAGAGGGACGCCAGCTGTTTGAAATGCGTCCCGGTCTGTCCGGAGCCGAAAAAGCAGAAATCATCCGCGCCGCCTACCGCCAGGTGTTTGAGCGCGACATCGCCAAGGGCTACTCCCAGACTCCCTGTGCCGATAAGGCCAGCGCTGTCAGCCAGGGCCAAATCTCAATGCGCGAATTCGTTCGCGCCCTTGGCCGCAGCAAGGAATACCGCCAGCAGTTCCACGACGGTTTCGTCAACAGCCGCGTGGTGGAACTGGCTTACCGCCACTTCCTCGGCCGGGGCATCAGCTCCCTTGAGGAATTCCGCAAGTCGTTCGCCATCCTCAGCGACCAGGGCCTCAACGGTCTTGTGGATGTGCTGGTGAATTCCTCGGAGTACGCCCAGGCCTTCGGAGAGGAAACCGTTCCCTACCTGCGCGATCTCGGCACGGAAGCTCAGGAAAGTGCCGGCTGGGGCTCCAACCGCAAGTTGTTCAACTTCAGCGCCCCGTTCGATGGCGCACCGCAGTACGTCACTCTCTACGCCTCCTACCGCCAGCCCTTTGCCGACCAGCACGTCTACGGCGGTGGCAATGATCCGGTGGCGAACAAATTCGGCGCCATCTTCCCCAGCGGAACCGCCTCAGTCGCCACCCGACCAGCCCCCTACGGCTACGACAGTCGCCGATTGCTCGTGAGCAACGGCCTCAACAGCCCTGGCCAACTGGACAGCGACAGTTTCCGCAAGAGCCGCCCCCGCAAGGGTGGTCCGCGTGTGATGCGACTTCAGCAGATCGCCACGGGTGGCACTGTGAATCCAGGGCGAGGTGGTCAGCCCAGCGTCCGTACGACTGAGGCCAGCACCCAAGCCGTCATCAAGGCTGTTTACGTGCAAGTGCTAGGCAACGGCGGCTATGCGGGAGAGCGGATGAGCTCTGATGAAGCCCGCCTAGAAAACGGAGACATCTCCCTCAAGGATTTTGTTCGGGCAGTCGCCAAATCCGATGCTTTCCGACGCCGCTACTGGAGCGGCCTCTACATCGTGAAAGCGATCGAAGTCATGCACCGCCGTCTGCTGGGACGCCCCACCTTCGGCCGCTGGGAAATCGATGCGCTCTTCGATACAGCCGCAAGACAGGGCTTCTACGGCGTGGTGGACGCACTAATCGACAGCAAGGACTACAGCGAAGCTTTTGGGGCCGACACAGTCCCCTACGAACGTTTCATCACACCTGGTGATGTGACTGCACGCCGAACTCCAGGCTGGTCACGTGCTCTCAATCTTGAGGCTGCCGCTGACCTAACCCTCAGCAGCCGTCCAGAAACACAGCGGTCCGAGGCATTCCGCAGTAGTGGCGATGTGACGCCACGCAACCTGCCCGACACGCAAAAGACAGCCACCCAAGACTTCACGACAACGACGAGCGGAAACGCCGGTGCGCCCAGTTGGCTGTCGGTGGTGCGTCAACAACGTCTTGCATCCAACAGGACTGGCTTCCCGATGCGGCGAGCCAGCAACTCAACGCCAACCAGCATTGGTGGCCGGTCATGGAGCGTTGAGCTGATTTCTTCCAACGCGCGGAGCGGGCAAGCACTCCCACGCATGGGCATGGCTCTTGTCACAGAAGGCGCTGAAGGATTCCGCTTGCGGGGTGGACTTCCCGCGACGCTGGAGCTGAAACAGCCGTGCAGCGAAGATGAACTCCAGACTGCTGTGAATGCAACTTACAAGCAGCTTCTCAACCGTGTCCCCACAGGGAATGAGCGTCTGATCAGCTCGGAATCACGGCTGCGCAATCAGGACATTGACCTGACCGAGTTCATTGCTGAAGTAGCGATGAGCGAAGCGTTCCAGAACCGAATCGCCACGATGGCACCCCTTCGGGCCGCGTCCGCGGCAGGTTTGGCTCTGCTGGGACGGGCCACCACCCCAGCGGAGACCAGCCGCTTCCTGATCACCCGCGCTCAAGCTGGTCATGGCGCTGCCGTGACTGAACTTTTGGCGGAACGGATCAGCACGACGGTGCCCCGCATCGACGGCATGGCGACCGCATCAGGGGTCAACCAAGCCACCATCCAGCGCACGGCCTCGCTCTACCGCGGCAATGCCGGCCTGAATCCACCGACGGGCGACGCGATCTGA
- a CDS encoding allophycocyanin subunit alpha, whose amino-acid sequence MSIVSNSIINADAEARYLSPGELDQIKAFVTGGQRRLRVAQVLCESRERIVKQAGGQLFQKRPDVISPGGNAYGEEMTATCLRDMDYYLRLVTYGIVAGDVTPIEEIGVIGAKELYRSLGTPLEALAESVREMKIVAMGLLTGADAEEAGTYFDYVVGALA is encoded by the coding sequence ATGAGCATCGTCTCCAACTCGATCATCAACGCGGACGCCGAAGCCCGCTACCTCAGCCCTGGCGAACTCGACCAGATCAAAGCCTTCGTAACCGGCGGTCAACGCCGTCTGCGCGTGGCCCAGGTCCTGTGCGAGAGCCGCGAGCGCATCGTCAAGCAGGCTGGTGGTCAGCTGTTCCAGAAGCGTCCCGACGTCATCTCCCCCGGCGGCAACGCCTACGGCGAAGAGATGACCGCCACATGTCTGCGTGACATGGATTACTACCTCCGCCTCGTCACCTACGGCATCGTTGCCGGTGACGTCACTCCGATCGAAGAGATCGGTGTGATTGGCGCGAAAGAGCTCTACCGCTCCCTGGGCACACCCCTGGAAGCATTAGCTGAATCCGTGCGCGAGATGAAGATCGTCGCCATGGGCCTCCTCACTGGAGCCGACGCAGAGGAAGCCGGCACCTACTTCGACTACGTGGTTGGCGCCCTCGCCTGA
- the apcB gene encoding allophycocyanin subunit beta: MQDAITNVINKSDVQGLYLDTASMGSLESYFASGELRVRAAATISANASAIIRDAVAKALLYSDITRPGGNMYTTRRYAACIRDLDYYLRYSTYAMLAGDTSILDERVLNGLKETYNSLGVPIGATVQAIQAMKEVTAGLVGPDAGKEMGVYFDYICSGLGN; the protein is encoded by the coding sequence ATGCAAGACGCCATCACCAACGTCATCAACAAGTCGGACGTCCAAGGCCTCTACCTGGACACGGCTTCGATGGGCAGCCTCGAGTCGTATTTCGCCAGTGGTGAATTGCGCGTGCGCGCTGCCGCCACCATCAGCGCCAATGCTTCGGCCATCATTCGCGATGCCGTGGCCAAGGCTCTGCTGTACTCGGACATCACCCGTCCCGGCGGCAACATGTACACCACCCGCCGCTACGCAGCCTGCATCCGCGACCTGGATTACTACCTGCGTTATTCCACCTACGCCATGCTGGCCGGCGACACCTCGATCCTCGACGAACGTGTTCTGAACGGGCTCAAGGAGACCTACAACTCTCTGGGTGTGCCAATCGGCGCCACCGTTCAGGCCATCCAGGCCATGAAGGAAGTCACTGCCGGACTGGTCGGCCCTGATGCCGGCAAGGAAATGGGTGTCTACTTCGACTACATCTGTTCCGGTCTCGGCAACTGA
- a CDS encoding phycobilisome linker polypeptide: protein MRLFKVTACIPSPEKVRTQRELQNTFFTKWVPYDSWFAEQQRIQKQGGRIIKVELCTGGQQVNVGN from the coding sequence ATGCGGTTGTTCAAAGTCACCGCTTGCATCCCCAGCCCTGAAAAGGTTCGGACGCAGCGCGAATTGCAGAACACCTTCTTCACCAAGTGGGTGCCCTACGACAGCTGGTTCGCTGAACAGCAGCGCATCCAAAAGCAGGGTGGCCGCATCATCAAGGTGGAGCTCTGCACCGGGGGTCAGCAAGTCAACGTCGGCAACTGA
- a CDS encoding TlyA family RNA methyltransferase, which yields MASKQRLDLELLTRGLVSSRQQAQQLIRAGKVRDGSGTLLDKPGTEVTPERELRVEQPPRFVSRGGEKLLEGLRAFPVPVKGRVCLDGGISTGGFTDCLLQHGASRVYGVDVGYGQTAWSLRTDERVVLRERTNLRHLQPDDLYGADDPWPSLAVTDVSFISLRLILPALRRLLRGPETDALVLVKPQFEVGKSRVGKGGVVRDPAAHRDAIESVIAVAAESGWQPQGLVASPITGPAGNHEYVLWLGEGDAAVLPDLDALVAQTLHG from the coding sequence ATGGCGTCCAAACAGCGTCTTGATCTGGAACTCCTGACCCGTGGATTGGTCAGTTCACGCCAACAGGCGCAGCAATTGATTCGTGCTGGAAAGGTGCGGGATGGTTCCGGGACCCTGTTGGATAAGCCCGGAACAGAGGTAACGCCGGAGCGAGAACTTCGGGTGGAGCAGCCCCCCCGCTTTGTCTCTCGAGGGGGCGAAAAACTACTAGAGGGCTTGAGGGCTTTTCCTGTGCCGGTAAAGGGGCGTGTCTGCCTGGACGGCGGCATCTCCACAGGGGGATTTACCGATTGCCTGCTGCAGCACGGTGCTTCTCGTGTTTATGGCGTTGATGTGGGTTACGGCCAGACGGCCTGGAGCTTGAGGACTGACGAACGGGTGGTGCTGCGGGAACGCACCAACCTGCGCCATCTGCAGCCCGACGATCTCTATGGAGCTGACGATCCCTGGCCCAGTTTGGCCGTCACTGATGTGTCGTTCATTTCCCTGCGGCTGATTCTTCCAGCCTTGCGCCGGCTGTTGCGGGGCCCAGAGACCGATGCGCTGGTGCTGGTGAAGCCGCAGTTTGAGGTGGGCAAGAGCCGTGTCGGAAAGGGGGGCGTGGTGCGTGACCCTGCGGCCCACAGGGATGCCATTGAATCCGTGATTGCAGTAGCAGCAGAATCGGGTTGGCAGCCCCAGGGCTTGGTGGCTTCACCCATCACCGGGCCTGCCGGCAACCACGAGTACGTGCTCTGGTTGGGGGAGGGAGATGCCGCTGTTCTTCCGGATCTCGATGCTTTGGTGGCGCAGACCCTCCACGGTTGA
- a CDS encoding FtsW/RodA/SpoVE family cell cycle protein encodes MSKRLGQATTLQRASRRRGQQEAQKSTLIQRLLPLPWQLWPAEARLLMGLAGFWSVAGLVVLASASWWVALREMGDGGFYLKRQAIWLMASWSLLGITISTNLRRWLRWSGPGLWMGCLLIAATLVMGTTVNGASRWLVLGPLQMQPSELVKPFVVLQAANLFAPWNRMSLDQKLLWLGSFGGLLLLILKQPNLSTAALMGLTLWMVALAAGLRWRSLLGTALAGSLLGTASILINEYQRIRVVSFLDPWNDPMGDGYQLVQSLLAIGSGGWMGQGYGLSTQKLQYLPIQSTDFIYAVFAEEFGFVGSVLLLLFLMLVAWVGLRVALRCRSNQARLVAIGCSTILVGQSILNIAVASGAMPTTGLPLPLISYGGNSLMSSLVILGLLIRCSLESTGLIGGRSHGRQRSLRQR; translated from the coding sequence TTGAGCAAACGTTTGGGTCAAGCGACAACCCTCCAAAGAGCTTCGAGACGACGGGGACAACAAGAGGCTCAGAAGTCGACTCTGATCCAGCGGCTGCTGCCCCTGCCTTGGCAGCTCTGGCCTGCGGAAGCTCGCCTGCTGATGGGGCTGGCCGGATTCTGGAGTGTGGCAGGACTGGTGGTGCTCGCGTCAGCCAGTTGGTGGGTGGCCCTGCGAGAAATGGGCGACGGCGGCTTTTACCTCAAGCGGCAGGCCATCTGGCTGATGGCCAGCTGGAGTTTGCTGGGCATCACAATCTCCACCAACTTGCGGCGCTGGCTGCGCTGGTCAGGCCCGGGGCTATGGATGGGCTGCCTGTTGATCGCCGCCACCCTGGTGATGGGCACCACGGTGAACGGCGCCAGCCGTTGGCTGGTGCTGGGCCCACTGCAGATGCAGCCCTCGGAGCTGGTGAAACCCTTTGTGGTGCTCCAGGCCGCCAACCTGTTCGCTCCCTGGAACCGCATGAGCCTCGACCAGAAGCTGCTTTGGCTGGGGAGCTTCGGCGGGCTGTTGCTGCTGATCCTCAAGCAACCCAACCTCTCCACAGCGGCCCTGATGGGACTCACTCTCTGGATGGTGGCACTAGCAGCCGGCCTGCGCTGGCGCAGCCTGCTAGGCACCGCCCTTGCGGGATCGCTGCTAGGCACCGCCAGCATTTTGATCAATGAATATCAGCGGATCCGGGTGGTGTCGTTTCTGGATCCCTGGAACGATCCGATGGGAGATGGCTATCAGCTGGTGCAGAGCCTGCTGGCGATCGGATCGGGCGGTTGGATGGGGCAGGGCTATGGCCTCTCCACCCAAAAGCTCCAATACCTGCCGATCCAGAGCACCGATTTCATCTACGCGGTGTTCGCCGAGGAATTTGGATTCGTGGGCTCGGTGCTGTTGCTGCTGTTCCTGATGCTGGTGGCCTGGGTGGGGCTGCGGGTGGCCCTGCGCTGCCGAAGCAACCAGGCACGGCTTGTGGCCATCGGCTGCAGCACGATCCTGGTAGGCCAGTCGATCCTGAACATCGCGGTGGCCTCTGGGGCGATGCCCACCACCGGTCTGCCATTGCCCTTGATCAGCTACGGCGGCAACTCGCTGATGTCGAGCCTGGTGATCCTGGGCCTGCTGATCCGCTGTTCACTGGAATCCACCGGCTTGATCGGTGGGCGATCCCATGGGCGACAACGGTCGTTGCGTCAACGCTGA
- a CDS encoding cytochrome c biogenesis protein CcdA encodes MAQSSEKLLQSALADPGPLTLALVFGGGALTSLGPCSLSLLPVTLAYLAGFDDGQPAWQRSLAFCGGIVGALVVLGSISGLLGRIYGQVPALIPTLVAILAVAMGLNLLGVLRIPLPSGPDPEQWRQKVPAPLAPVAAGLAFGLAASPCTTPVLAVLLGWIAQSGRPLAGVALLSSFGIGQVLPLLLAGTFAAAIPKLLALRGISRWVPPASGVVLLTSGLLTLLARWS; translated from the coding sequence ATGGCTCAGAGCAGCGAAAAGCTGCTGCAGAGCGCCCTGGCGGATCCAGGTCCACTGACGCTGGCACTGGTGTTTGGTGGCGGCGCCCTCACCAGCCTGGGGCCCTGTTCCCTGTCATTGCTGCCGGTGACGCTGGCCTACTTGGCGGGCTTTGACGATGGCCAACCGGCCTGGCAGCGCAGCCTCGCCTTCTGCGGCGGCATCGTCGGTGCCTTGGTGGTGCTGGGAAGCATCAGCGGACTGCTGGGCCGGATCTACGGCCAGGTGCCCGCACTGATCCCCACATTGGTGGCGATCCTGGCGGTAGCGATGGGGCTCAACCTGCTGGGAGTGCTGCGGATTCCACTGCCCAGCGGCCCGGATCCGGAGCAATGGCGTCAGAAGGTGCCGGCCCCGCTTGCGCCAGTTGCAGCAGGACTAGCTTTCGGGCTGGCGGCCTCACCCTGCACCACCCCCGTGTTGGCGGTCCTGCTGGGCTGGATTGCCCAGAGCGGACGTCCCCTGGCAGGGGTGGCACTGCTCAGCAGCTTCGGCATCGGTCAGGTGCTGCCCCTGTTGCTGGCGGGCACCTTTGCAGCAGCCATTCCCAAACTGCTCGCCCTGCGGGGCATCAGTCGCTGGGTGCCGCCAGCCAGCGGAGTGGTGCTGCTCACCAGCGGTCTGCTCACCCTGCTGGCACGCTGGAGCTGA
- a CDS encoding cytochrome c biogenesis protein ResB, producing the protein MALLKRLAAWLSDLRLAIVLLLLIALASAVGTGIPQGDPPSSYIDAYADTPWLGLLHGEQVLQLQLDHVYSSGWFLALLAWLGLALILCSWRRQWPALMATRRWIDYRTTRQLSKLAIAESQPCPDTSQGLSQLETVLRASGWQVQRKPQRLAARRGAIGRVGPLLVHTGLVLLMLGAAWGALAGNRLERFLAPGRSLDLLDRDGTSQLTITLDRFAIDRDQAGRTEQFRSALQLQGPNQTLDAEISVNHPLRHRGITIYQADWSLATISLQIGRSPVLELPLQTYPELGDQIWGLVLPTRPDGTEPVFLSLESEQGPATVFDADGQQLARLRPGGPSAEVKGLPMRVDAVLPASGLLLKRDPGVPLVYLGFAVLLVGGGLSLVATRQLWAIAADGTLSMGGLCNRNLAAFASELPQLLEQVVVDQQG; encoded by the coding sequence ATGGCACTGCTGAAACGCCTGGCCGCCTGGCTCAGCGATCTGCGGCTGGCCATAGTGCTTCTGCTGCTGATTGCTCTGGCCAGTGCCGTGGGCACCGGCATCCCCCAGGGGGATCCACCCTCGAGCTACATCGATGCCTACGCCGATACCCCCTGGCTGGGGCTGCTCCACGGCGAGCAGGTGCTGCAGTTGCAGCTCGATCATGTGTATTCCAGCGGCTGGTTTCTGGCCCTACTGGCCTGGCTGGGGCTCGCCCTGATCCTCTGCAGTTGGCGCCGTCAGTGGCCGGCCCTGATGGCGACCCGGCGCTGGATCGACTACCGCACCACACGCCAGCTGAGCAAATTGGCCATCGCCGAAAGCCAGCCCTGCCCCGACACGAGCCAGGGGCTGTCGCAGCTGGAGACGGTGCTACGGGCCAGCGGCTGGCAGGTGCAACGCAAGCCCCAGCGGCTGGCGGCCCGGCGCGGTGCCATCGGCCGGGTGGGACCCCTATTGGTGCACACCGGCCTGGTGCTGCTGATGCTGGGCGCCGCCTGGGGTGCTCTGGCGGGGAACCGCCTTGAGCGATTCCTGGCCCCCGGGCGCAGCCTCGATCTGCTGGATCGCGATGGCACCAGTCAGCTGACGATCACCCTGGACCGGTTCGCCATTGACCGGGACCAGGCGGGCCGCACGGAACAATTCCGCTCCGCTCTGCAGCTGCAGGGACCCAACCAAACCCTGGATGCCGAGATCAGCGTCAATCACCCGCTGCGGCACAGGGGCATCACCATCTACCAGGCCGATTGGTCACTGGCGACGATCAGCTTGCAGATCGGTCGCAGCCCTGTGCTGGAGCTGCCATTGCAGACCTATCCGGAGCTGGGTGATCAGATCTGGGGCCTAGTGCTGCCGACCCGCCCCGATGGAACCGAACCGGTGTTTCTGAGTCTGGAGAGCGAACAGGGGCCCGCCACAGTGTTCGATGCCGACGGCCAGCAGCTCGCCCGACTGCGACCGGGTGGACCCTCAGCAGAAGTCAAAGGCTTGCCGATGCGGGTGGATGCGGTGCTGCCGGCCAGCGGACTTTTGCTCAAACGGGATCCAGGAGTACCGCTGGTGTACCTGGGCTTCGCAGTCTTGCTGGTGGGCGGTGGGTTGAGCCTCGTGGCCACCCGGCAGCTGTGGGCCATCGCTGCCGATGGAACCCTCAGCATGGGTGGCCTCTGCAACCGCAACCTCGCCGCCTTCGCCAGTGAATTGCCTCAGTTGCTGGAGCAGGTGGTGGTCGATCAGCAGGGCTGA
- the queF gene encoding preQ(1) synthase → MTQTPLYGERAIAEAELICFDNPRPGRPYEVAIELPEFTCKCPFSGYPDFAVLRLTYQPGPRVVELKAIKLYVNSYRDQSISHEEVTNRILDDLVAATDPVWMQLEADFNPRGNVHTVVRVSHGTRQPC, encoded by the coding sequence TTGACCCAGACCCCGCTCTACGGCGAACGCGCCATCGCAGAAGCCGAGCTGATCTGCTTCGACAACCCCCGGCCTGGGCGCCCCTACGAGGTGGCGATCGAGCTGCCGGAATTCACGTGCAAATGCCCTTTCTCCGGCTACCCCGATTTCGCGGTGCTGCGCCTTACTTATCAACCCGGGCCGCGGGTGGTGGAGCTGAAGGCGATCAAGCTGTATGTGAACAGCTACCGCGATCAGTCGATCTCCCATGAGGAGGTCACCAACCGCATCCTTGATGATCTGGTAGCGGCCACTGATCCAGTGTGGATGCAGCTGGAAGCCGATTTCAACCCCCGCGGCAACGTGCACACCGTGGTGCGGGTCAGCCACGGAACCCGTCAGCCCTGCTGA
- a CDS encoding P-II family nitrogen regulator: MKKVEAIIRPFKLEDVKVALVEAGIIGMTVSEVRGFGRQKGQVERYRGSEFTVEFLQKLKIEVVVEDDRVEEVVKSIADAARTGEIGDGKIFISPVESVVRIRTGDRDSTAL; the protein is encoded by the coding sequence ATGAAAAAGGTCGAAGCAATCATTCGTCCTTTCAAGCTGGAAGACGTCAAGGTGGCGCTGGTTGAGGCCGGCATCATCGGCATGACCGTGAGTGAGGTGCGGGGATTCGGCCGCCAGAAAGGTCAGGTGGAGCGCTACCGCGGCTCGGAATTCACCGTTGAATTTCTGCAGAAACTGAAGATTGAGGTGGTGGTCGAGGACGACCGCGTCGAAGAGGTGGTTAAGTCGATCGCTGATGCTGCCCGTACCGGTGAAATCGGTGACGGCAAGATCTTCATCAGCCCCGTGGAATCGGTGGTTCGCATCCGCACCGGCGACCGCGACAGCACGGCACTCTGA